TCACCGGCCTGACCACGCCGTTCATGTCGTACGGCGGATCGTCGCTGCTCGCGAACTACCTGCTCGTCGCGATCCTCATCAAGATCTCCGACGCCGCCCGGCGCCCGGCCACACCCAAACGCAAGGCGCCGGCACCGATCTCCGACGCACCGACCGAGATGGTGCAGCGCCCATGAACACACCACTCCGCCGGGTCTCGATGGCCGTGATGCTCCTGGTCGTCGCCCTGCTCGCCAACGCGACCTACGTCCAGGTCATCAAGGCCGACAGCCTGCGCGCCGATCCGCGCAACTCCCGGGTGCTGCTCGACGAGTACTCGCGTCAGCGTGGCCAGATCTCCGCCGCCGGACAGGTGCTGGCCGCCTCGGTCGCCACCGAGGACCGCTACAAGTACCTGCGCACCTACCCGGAGAATCCGGCGGCGCCGTCGAGCCCGTACGCGTACGCCCCGGTCACCGGCTTCTATTCGATGCAGTACGGCAGCACCGGCCTCGAACGTGCCGAGGACACCATCCTCAACGGCTCGGACAACCGGCTGTTCGGCCGCCGCTTCTCCGACCTGTTCTCCGGCCGCGACCCCCGCGGTGGCAATGTCATCACCACGCTCGACCCGACGATGCAGCAGGTCGCCTACGACCAGCTGACCTCCCGGGGATACTCCGGCTCGGTGGTGGCCATCGAGCCCAGCACCGGCCGCATCCTCACCATGGTGAGCACGCCCAGCTACGACCCCAACGCGCTGTCCGGCCACGACGGCAGCTTCACCACCCAGGCGTGGGAAGACCTCAACGCCGACCCGGACAACCCGCTGCTCAACCGCGCCGTCTCCCAGACCTACCCGCCGGGCTCGACGTTCAAGGTCGTCACCACCGCGGCGGCGCTGGCCGCGGGCACCACCCCGGACGACCAGTTCACCGCGTCCCCGCAGATCACGCTGCCGAACACGTCGACGACGCTGGAGAACTACAACGGCTCCGCCTGCGGTGACGGCCCGACGGCCTCGCTGCGGGAGGCGTTCGCCCGTTCCTGCAACACCGCGTTCGTGGAGATGGGCGTGGGCACGGGCGCGGACGCGCTGAAGGACCAGTCGCAGGCACTCGGTGTCGGTAGTGAGTTCGGCGGCGTGCCGTTCCCGGTCGCCGACAGCACCGTCGGCTCCATCCCGGACGACGCCGCACTGGGCCAGAGCAGCATCGGCCAGCGCGACGTGGCGCTCACCCCGCTGCAGAACGCGATGATCGCGGCGACCGTCGCCAACGGCGGGGTCCGGATGCAGCCGCAGCTGGTGTCGGAGTTGCAGGCACCTGACCTGTCCACGCTGGACACCGCGCAGCCGGTGTCCGAAGGCCAGTCGCTCACCCCGGAGGTTGCCGCGACACTGACCGACCTGATGATCGGTTCCGAGAACCAGACCGGCGGTGAGGGCCAGATCCCGGGCGTGCAGATCGCCTCCAAGACGGGTACGGCCGAGCACGGCGCCGACCCGCGCAACACACCGCCGCACGCGTGGTACATCGGTTTCGCGCCCGCCCAGAACCCGACCGTGGCCATCGCCGTCATCGTCGAGGACGGTGGCGACCGCGCGCTCGCCGCCACCGGAGGCTCGGTCGCGGCGCCGATCGGCCGCGCCGTCATCGCAGCCGGATTGCAAGGGGGCTGATCATGGCACTGAACAACGGAGCACTCATCGCCGATCGGTACCGCCTGATCCGGCTCATCGCGACCGGCGGCATGGGCCAGGTGTGGGAGGCCGACGACAACCGGCTGGGCCGGCGGGTCGCGGTGAAGGTCCTCAAGTCCGAGTTCTCCTCGGACCCGGAGTTCCTCGAACGCTTCCGGATGGAGGCCCGTACCACCGCCAAGCTCAACCACCCGGGCATCGCCGGGGTCTACGACTACGGCGAGACCCGGGATTCGGCGGGCGACTCCACCGCCTACCTGGTGATGGAACTGGTCAACGGCGAGCCACTCAACGCCGTCCTCGCCCGCGTCGGCCGCCTGGCCGTGCCCTACACGCTGGACATGCTCGAACAGACCGGGCGCGCGTTGCAGGTCGCGCACGATGCGGGTGTGGTGCACCGGGACGTCAAGCCCGGCAACATCCTCGTCACGCCGACCGGGCAGGTGAAGATCACCGACTTCGGCATCGCGAAGGCGCTGGAGAACTCGCCGGTGACCCGCACCGGAATGGTGATGGGCACCGCCCAGTACATCGCCCCGGAACAGGCCCTGGGCCAGGACGCGACGGCCGCCAGCGACGTGTACTCGCTCGGGATCGTCGGGTACGAGGCGCTGTCCGGCCGCCGCCCGTTCGTCGGCGACGGCGCTCTGACCGTGGCGATGAAGCACGTCCGGGAAGCCCCCGCACCGCTGCCGGACGACCTGCCCCCCACACATCCGGGAACTGGTCGACATCACCATCGCGAAGGATCCGGCCGCCCGCTACGCGGACGGCGGCGAGTTCGCCGATGCGGTCTCCGCGGTGCGCGCAGGACGCCGTCCCCCGATGCCCGGATCGACCAGCGGGGCCACCGCACGCGTGCTGCCCCCGCCGCCGATGACCGGCCAGACCCAGGTGCTCCCGCCCTCACAGGCGGCGTACACGGGCCCGGACACCGGCCTTCCGCTCGAGGACGACCCCGACGACCGGCGCGGCCTCACCAGCGGCCAGAAGGCCGTCGCGTGGGCGGCCGCCGGTCTGCTGGTGCTGGCCACGCTCATCGCCGGCGGGCTGATCCTGCTCGACTCCGGCGGCTCCCAGGAACCGACCCGTCGACCGGTGACCACCTCGCTGCCCACGCTCACCACGGCGCCGCCGACGACCACGTTCGTCCCGGAACCGACGACGCAACTGCCGCCGCCACCTCCGGTCACCACGACGCCGCCTCCGGTCACCACCACGACCGAGCCGACGACCACGACGACCGAGCCGACGACGACCACCACCGAACCGACGACGACCACCACCACCACGTCGGAGGAGTCACCTACCACGACCGAGCAAGGACTGCCATGACGACACCGCGAAACCTCTCCTCCCGGTACGAACTGGGCGAGATACTCGGCTTCGGTGGCATGTCCGAAGTGCACCTGGCACGTGACGTGCGGTTGAGCCGCGACGTGGCGATCAAGGTGTTGCGCGCCGATCTCGCCCGGGACCCCACGTTCTACCTGCGGTTCCGTCGCGAGGCGCAGAACGCGGCGGCACTGAACCATCCGGCGATCGTCGCCGTCTACGACACCGGCGAGGCCGAGACCGACGCCGGGCCGCTGCCGTACATCGTCATGGAGTACGTGGACGGTGACACCCTGCGGGACATCGTCCGCGGCTCCGGCCCGATGGCTCCGCGCCGCGCGATGGAGGTCATCTCCGACGTGTGTGCGGCGTTGGACTTCTCGCACCGCAACGGCATCGTGCACCGGGACGTGAAGCCGGCCAACGTGATGATCAATCGCGCCGGGGCCGTGAAGGTCATGGACTTCGGTATCGCTCGCGCGATCTCCGACGCGTCCAGCCCGATGACACAGACCGCCGCGGTGATCGGCACCGCCCAGTACCTGTCGCCGGAACAGGCGCGCGGCGAGCAGGTCGACGCCCGCTCCGACGTGTACTCGCTCGGCTGCGTGCTGTTCGAGATCCTCACCGGCGAGCCCCCGTTCAA
This genomic interval from Rhodococcus triatomae contains the following:
- a CDS encoding peptidoglycan D,D-transpeptidase FtsI family protein codes for the protein MNTPLRRVSMAVMLLVVALLANATYVQVIKADSLRADPRNSRVLLDEYSRQRGQISAAGQVLAASVATEDRYKYLRTYPENPAAPSSPYAYAPVTGFYSMQYGSTGLERAEDTILNGSDNRLFGRRFSDLFSGRDPRGGNVITTLDPTMQQVAYDQLTSRGYSGSVVAIEPSTGRILTMVSTPSYDPNALSGHDGSFTTQAWEDLNADPDNPLLNRAVSQTYPPGSTFKVVTTAAALAAGTTPDDQFTASPQITLPNTSTTLENYNGSACGDGPTASLREAFARSCNTAFVEMGVGTGADALKDQSQALGVGSEFGGVPFPVADSTVGSIPDDAALGQSSIGQRDVALTPLQNAMIAATVANGGVRMQPQLVSELQAPDLSTLDTAQPVSEGQSLTPEVAATLTDLMIGSENQTGGEGQIPGVQIASKTGTAEHGADPRNTPPHAWYIGFAPAQNPTVAIAVIVEDGGDRALAATGGSVAAPIGRAVIAAGLQGG